One Electrophorus electricus isolate fEleEle1 chromosome 13, fEleEle1.pri, whole genome shotgun sequence DNA segment encodes these proteins:
- the ros1 gene encoding proto-oncogene tyrosine-protein kinase ROS: MFLFQTIETASRNGGENGPHVPSCPVIESIESISGESVEVSWSAPESPGGPIVGYNLNLTAHKHVVSTTTGENVFFSIFYTTLYNTTYRISIAAVNREGQGDVAEGSLTTPPQPEQKGGQWVFASRLNSLRRRQQHADIYTPADCLAVEANIKGVAVYHHSNRVYFSEGTHIWEKGADNLTNPSDLTLLHSAEAEVTALSVDWLYRKLYYISNGKVCVYCCKLDDCSSPVNINLTLPSTPKKIFADPYNGWLFLLLQNGIHRISLPEVFSHTDHIALVVKADAISDFVVSSPTKRLVFYSRENYTLSTVSLDGLQPVSLISEIHYDTLSIAYENGLLMLTDGFAVYKETGKGSVAIFIEFTMDCDIIHSTYEGFGNLCFFSPLSQSYPVPRQVEDLQVVFGSDTATLHWNKPKPMNGSSTSSWQNWTYSVRCSVNGTVVKDIGDITETQTSLADLQSTQHYIITVWASSPGGHSQRVSFEGTTLQAYMDWYNGTLFWTNSSGHISWMDNHSSGPKVFIVPQAMKADAVAFDWLGQYFYWSCNTNMICRGAKSGQEAEVFLKQKQKQKQKIENLLIDSPNAAIYWTTETTVQTCGLNGERCQLLKELSVFSGRKIVGITADISERNLYWVVQDGSFLHLYRADISNERNKTPKIKMQMDLYCNHEVLAESRGLAGLGNACYAVSMLPFHKEKESLPAFPRERLRLQRLLGSGAFGEVYESVMISNQSADFMPENRVAVKTLHQGASTQEKLEFLKEAHLMSQFNHPNILHLLGVCLFDEPHYLILELMEGGDLRCYLQGARPTTTHGQLLKLASLLDIMLDVAKGCAYLEKLHFVHRDLATRNCLVSVRGYADPDRLVKIGDFGLARDVYKNDYYRKSGEGLLPVRWMPPESLTDGIFNKHSDVWAFGVLLWEIVTLGKQPYPAFSNQEVLQHISAGGRLLAPAECPSSLYNVMSECWRTEPTERPSFRCLQRTLGQLRESETFSQDERNGHVNQDYQEDEEEISRGMDADERVGTELTHVLSSEGLNYLMYQPDEARQALQ; this comes from the exons ATGTTCCTATTTCAGACGATAGAAACTGCTTCTAGAAACGGTGGTGAGAACGGTCCCCATG TTCCTTCCTGTCCTGTTATTGAGAGCATTGAAAGCATCTCTGGAGAGAGTGTGGAAGTCAGCTGGTCAGCTCCAGAGAGTCCAGGAGGACCCATTGTGGGCTACAACCTCAACCTCACTGCTCACAAACACGTCGTCAGCACAACCACTGGAGAAAATGTCTTCTTCAGCATATTCTACACAACACTTTACAACACCACATACAG AATTTCCATAGCTGCCGTGAATCGTGAAGGCCAAGGAGATGTTGCAGAAGGTAGCCTGACTACCCCACCTCAGCCTG AGCAGAAAGGAGGTCAATGGGTTTTTGCATCAAGGCTGAACTCACTGAGGAGAAGGCAGCAGCATGCTGACATCTACACTCCAGCAGACTGCCTTGCAGTAGAGGCCAACATTAAAG GGGTGGCTGTGTATCATCACTCCAACCGTGTCTACTTCTCAGAGGGTACTCATATCTGGGAAAAGGGGGCAGACAATCTAACCAACCCCTCAGACCTCACGCTTCTGCACTCAGCTGAGGCAGAGGTCACAGCTCTATCTGTAGACTGGCTCTACAGGAAGCTGTACTACATCTCCAATGGCAAGGTGTGT GTCTACTGTTGTAAACTAGATGACTGTTCCTCTCCAGTGAACATTAACCTGACTTTACCCAGCACTCCTAAAAAAATCTTTGCAGATCCTTATAATGG ATGGCTGTTCTTACTTTTGCAAAATGGAATACACCGTATTTCTCTTCCGGAGGTTTTCAGTCATACAGACCATATCGCTCTTGTGGTCAAGGCAGATGCCATAAGTGACTTTGTGGTCAGCTCCCCCACCAAGAGGCTGGTCTTCTACAGCAGAGAAAACTACACGCTCTCTACTGTGTCTCTGGACGGCTTGCAGCCTGTTTCTCTGATTTCTGAGATTCACTATGATACTCTAAGTATAGCTTATGAAAATGGACTCCTTATGCTTACAGATGGTTTTGCTGTGTATAAAGAAACAGGGAAGGGTTCTGTGGCTATATTTATAGAGTTTACTATGGACTGTGATATCATTCATTCCACTTATGAAGGCTTTGGAAACCTCTGCTTTTTCAGTCCTCTCTCCCAATCCTATCCAGTACCCAGGCAGGTAGAAGACTTACAGGTTGTGTTTGGATCAGACACAGCTACCCTCCACTGGAACAAACCAAAACCCATGAATGGATCAA GTACATCATCTTGGCAAAACTGGACATATTCTGTGAGGTGTTCAGTGAATGGAACAGTTGTTAAGGACATCGGTGACATAACTGAGACACAAACTTCACTTGCAGACCTACAGAGCACTCAGCATTACATTATTACTGTGTGGGCCAGTTCTCCTGGAGGACACTCCCAAAGAGTATCATTTGAGGGCACAACTCTCCAGGCAT ACATGGACTGGTATAATGGCACACTGTTCTGGACTAACAGTTCAGGACACATTAGCTGGATGGATAACCACTCTTCTGGTCCTAAAGTATTTATAGTGCCTCAGGCTATGAAGGCTGATGCTGTAGCCTTTGACTGGCTGGGCCAATATTTTTACTGGAGCTGCAATACAAACATG ATATGTAGAGGAGCTAAGTCTGGTCAGGAGGCTGAAGTATTTCtcaagcagaagcagaagcagaagcagaagattGAAAACCTACTTATAGACTCACCAAATGCTGCCATCTACTGGACCACTGAGACAACAGTGCAAACTTGTGGGCTGAATGGGGAGAGATGTCAGCTACTCAAAGAGCTCAGTGTTTTCTCAGGAAGAAAG ATTGTTGGTATCACCGCAGACATATCTGAAAGGAATCTGTACTGGGTAGTACAGGATGGTTCTTTCTTACATCTTTACAGAGCAGACATCAGCAATGAGCG AAATAAGACACCTaagataaaaatgcaaatggatTTATACTGCAACCATGAGGTACTGGCTGAAAGCAGAGGTTTGGCAGGTCTAGGAAATGCCTGCTATGCTGTCAG TATGCTGCCATTCCATAAAGAGAAGGAATCGCTGCCTGCATTTCCCAGGGAACGTTTGAGACTACAGAGGTTGCTAGGCAGTGGTGCTTTTGGAGAGGTTTATGAGAGTGTGATGATCAGCAATCAAAGCGCTGACTTCATGCCTGAGAACAGAGTAGCTGTCAAA ACACTGCATCAAGGTGCCAGTACTCAGGAGAAACTGGAATTTTTAAAAGAAGCTCATTTGATGAG CCAGTTTAATCACCCCAACATCCTGCACCTTCTTGGGGTGTGTCTGTTCGATGAGCCTCATTATCTCATCCTGGAGCTGATGGAGGGGGGAGATCTGCGCTGCTACCTGCAAGGAGCACGGCCCACCACT ACTCATGGGCAACTTCTGAAGCTAGCCAGCCTTCTTGATATAATGTTGGATGTTGCTAAAGGATGTGCGTATTTGGAGAAGCTCCATTTTGTTCATAG AGATCTTGCCACAAGAAACTGTCTGGTTTCAGTGAGAGGATATGCAGATCCCGATAGATTGGTGAAAATCGGTGACTTTGGTTTGGCCCGTGATGTCTATAAGAATGATTACTATAGGAAAAGTGGAGAGGGCTTGCTGCCTGTACGGTGGATGCCCCCAGAGAGTCTCACAGATGGCATTTTCAATAAGCATTCTGATGTATG GGCATTTGGGGTGCTCCTATGGGAAATTGTGACACTAGGAAAACAGCCATATCCTGCTTTCTCCAACCAAGAAGTCCTGCAACACATTAGTGCAGGTGGAAGACTCCTAGCTCCTGCTGAGTGCCCATCAAGTCT ATACAATGTGATGTCGGAATGCTGGAGGACAGAGCCCACTGAGAGACCAAGCTTCCGTTGTCTTCAGAGAACTCTGGGGCAGTTAAGAGAGTCTGAAACATTCAGCCAAGATGAAAGAAATGGTCATGTTAACCAGGACTACCAAGAAGATG AGGAGGAGATTTCCAGAGGTATGGATGCAGATGAGCGTGTGGGGACAGAGCTGACTCATGTCCTCAGCAGTGAGGGCCTAAATTACCTGATGTATCAACCAGATGAGGCAAGGCAGGCATTACAATAG
- the styx gene encoding serine/threonine/tyrosine-interacting protein: MDEGNKLKLQFPSLPVSKEDQLDWLYPMRREMQEILPGLFLGPYSAAMKSKLSILEKEGITHIVCVRQDIEANFIKPNFPLKFRYLVLDIADNPVENIIRYFPMTKEFIDGCLETGGKVLVHGNAGISRSAALVIAYLMETFGVKYRDAFNHVQERRFCINPNMGFVHQLQEYEAIYLARLTIKMMSPIQLGRSFSIQAGMPGSLKRTLEEDDDFGNMQVQAAQNG; this comes from the exons ATGGACGAGGGGAATAAACTTAAACTACAGTTCCCGTCCCTTCCCGTGTCCAAGGAGGACCAACTG GACTGGTTGTATCCGATGCGAAGAGAGATGCAG GAAATTCTCCCTGGCCTGTTCCTTGGTCCCTACTCAGCTGCAATGAAAAGCAAG CTCTCCATACTGGAGAAGGAGGGTATAACTCAcattgtgtgtgtcagacaagATATTGAGGCCAACTTCATCAAGCCAAATTTTCCCCTCAAATTTAg ATACCTCGTTTTAGATATTGCAGATAACCCTGTGGAAAACATAATTAGATATTTTCCAATG ACAAAAGAATTTATCGATGGATGTTTGGAGACTGGAG GAAAGGTTCTTGTTCATGGAAATGCGGGGATATCTAGAAG cGCTGCCTTAGTTATTGCTTACCTTATGGAAACATTTGGGGTGAAATACag GGATGCCTTCAACCATGTTCAGGAGAGAAGATTCTGCATTAATCCTAATATGGGCTTTGTGCATCAACTACAG GAATATGAAGCAATCTATCTTGCTAGGCTAACCATCAAAATGATGTCACCTATTCAGCTGGGTCGCTCTTTTTCAATCCAAGCAGGAATGCCAG GAAGTCTAAAACGAACACTagaggaagatgatgatttTGGAAATATGCAGGTTCAGGCAGCACAGAATGGATAG